The following proteins are co-located in the Desulfoscipio sp. XC116 genome:
- the modB gene encoding molybdate ABC transporter permease subunit: MYFQIDDWFPVFLSCRVALIALAVVACFGLPVARLLARREFPGKDVLEAAITLPLVLPPSVIGYGLLVIIGKNGPLGKVLAEMGASIIFTWWSAVLASTVVAFPLMYQSAKAAFKSVDINYEKAARTLGAGEIRIFFTITMPLAWPGIIAGLVLSFARALGEFGATLMVAGNIPGQTQTVPLAIYLAVDAGDNVTARTLVAIITVFSFLVIFWVNRWSKRQNH; encoded by the coding sequence ATGTATTTTCAAATCGATGACTGGTTCCCGGTGTTTCTTTCTTGCCGGGTAGCGTTAATTGCACTGGCGGTTGTTGCCTGTTTCGGATTACCGGTGGCCAGATTGCTGGCCCGCCGGGAATTTCCCGGCAAGGACGTGCTGGAGGCGGCTATAACACTGCCTTTGGTGCTGCCGCCTTCGGTTATCGGCTACGGCCTGCTGGTGATAATAGGCAAAAACGGCCCGCTGGGTAAAGTCCTGGCGGAAATGGGAGCATCAATAATATTTACCTGGTGGTCGGCTGTGCTGGCTTCCACTGTGGTAGCCTTCCCTTTGATGTATCAGAGTGCCAAGGCGGCCTTTAAAAGCGTGGACATTAATTATGAGAAAGCCGCTCGCACCTTGGGCGCCGGCGAGATAAGAATTTTTTTCACCATCACTATGCCTCTGGCCTGGCCGGGCATCATAGCCGGGCTGGTACTTTCCTTTGCCAGAGCGCTGGGTGAATTCGGCGCTACTTTAATGGTGGCGGGAAATATACCCGGACAAACGCAGACTGTCCCTCTGGCCATTTACCTTGCGGTGGACGCGGGAGATAATGTTACCGCCAGGACTCTGGTGGCTATCATCACGGTATTCAGCTTCCTGGTTATTTTCTGGGTGAACAGATGGTCTAAGCGTCAAAATCATTAA
- a CDS encoding ATP-binding cassette domain-containing protein, whose product MLKACFTKKLWHFTLDVKINLGHEILVLWGHSGAGKTTVLHCLAGLSSPTGGFIKLGDTVLYSLDEKINVSTRFRRVGYLFQDYALFPHLTVRQNVLYGLKCQKNNNGNLSDPMELLESFGVGHLVDRFPRQLSGGEKQRVALARALAVQPELLLLDEPFSALDKNIKESLRQEIKKLHRQWQIPFVLVTHDEEDARFLGDRIISLEKGRIMDTAT is encoded by the coding sequence ATGTTGAAAGCATGTTTTACCAAAAAACTATGGCATTTTACCCTGGATGTAAAGATTAACCTCGGTCATGAAATACTGGTGCTCTGGGGCCATTCGGGAGCAGGCAAGACCACTGTTCTGCATTGCTTGGCCGGCCTGTCCAGCCCCACCGGTGGATTCATCAAACTGGGCGACACTGTTCTTTACTCTTTGGATGAAAAAATTAACGTAAGTACACGGTTCAGACGAGTGGGCTATCTGTTTCAGGACTATGCCCTTTTCCCCCACCTGACAGTGCGGCAAAATGTACTGTACGGACTGAAATGTCAAAAGAATAATAATGGCAATCTGTCGGACCCCATGGAATTGCTGGAGTCATTCGGTGTGGGCCACCTGGTTGACCGCTTTCCACGCCAGCTCTCCGGCGGGGAAAAACAACGGGTGGCCCTGGCCAGGGCGCTGGCGGTGCAACCGGAATTGCTGCTGCTGGATGAGCCTTTCAGCGCACTGGATAAAAATATAAAGGAAAGCTTGCGGCAAGAGATAAAAAAATTGCACCGGCAGTGGCAAATACCCTTTGTGCTGGTTACCCACGACGAAGAGGACGCCAGATTCCTGGGCGATAGAATAATATCCCTGGAAAAAGGCCGCATTATGGATACAGCCACTTGA
- a CDS encoding FAD-dependent oxidoreductase, translating to MSKKVLIVGGVAGGAGTAARLRRLDETAEIIMFERGDYISFANCGLPYYISGLINERDKLLVQTKEAMEKRFNIDIRVRSEVIAIHRNKREVEVASGGQTYRENYDYLVLSPGASPIILPIPGIDREGIYTLRNMADVDRLKALVTKNKPRRAAVIGGGYIGIEMAENLKHLGSDVTIVEAAEQIMGPLDVEMARVVEKALMDKGIEIILNNEVRSLDGQGHIEVVLSSGRKVEADIVLLAVGVKPENELARDAGLAIGGRGGIRVDDCLRTSDPYIYALGDAIEVKDIINGQSALMPLAGPANKQARIVADNIAGRKVEFKGSQGTSIVKVFDHTAAATGNNEKTLQLKGIPYVKSYTISPSHATYYPGAIPMIVKIVFSPEDGTLFGAQIVGRDGVDKRIDVLAMAIRMGLTVYNLEELELAYAPPYSSAKDPVNMAGFTAANILKGDVRVMHWEDLDSLAAGGYILLDVRTDEERQEGYVESSVHIPVDSLRERLNELPRDKKIIIYCKIGLRGYIAYRILLQNGFDAVNISGGYDIYQALRYQYGEAVNMNEQMTRQEKHQ from the coding sequence ATGTCCAAAAAAGTGCTGATAGTAGGCGGTGTGGCCGGTGGGGCGGGCACCGCCGCAAGGCTGCGCAGGCTGGATGAAACGGCCGAGATTATTATGTTTGAGCGGGGAGACTATATATCCTTTGCTAATTGCGGCCTGCCCTATTACATCAGCGGCCTGATCAACGAAAGAGACAAGCTGTTGGTGCAGACCAAAGAGGCGATGGAAAAACGGTTTAATATAGATATTCGTGTTCGCAGTGAGGTAATTGCCATACACCGGAACAAGCGGGAGGTGGAGGTGGCTTCCGGCGGCCAGACTTACCGGGAGAACTATGACTATCTGGTTCTTTCACCGGGGGCATCGCCGATTATTCTCCCCATACCCGGTATAGACCGGGAAGGGATTTATACCTTAAGGAACATGGCCGACGTGGATCGGCTTAAAGCGCTGGTGACGAAGAACAAGCCCCGCCGGGCGGCGGTAATTGGCGGGGGTTACATTGGCATAGAAATGGCCGAGAATTTAAAGCACCTGGGTTCGGATGTTACCATAGTGGAAGCGGCGGAGCAGATTATGGGCCCCCTGGATGTGGAGATGGCCAGGGTGGTGGAAAAAGCCCTGATGGATAAAGGTATAGAGATTATTTTGAATAATGAAGTCAGGAGCCTTGACGGGCAGGGGCATATTGAGGTTGTATTAAGCAGCGGCAGGAAAGTAGAGGCCGATATAGTGCTTCTGGCCGTGGGGGTCAAGCCGGAAAACGAGCTGGCGCGGGATGCGGGCCTGGCCATTGGCGGGCGGGGTGGCATTAGGGTTGATGATTGCCTGCGCACCTCGGACCCGTATATATACGCCCTGGGGGACGCCATTGAGGTAAAGGATATCATTAACGGTCAGTCTGCTCTGATGCCCTTGGCCGGGCCCGCCAATAAGCAGGCCAGAATAGTGGCGGATAATATCGCCGGCCGGAAAGTTGAATTTAAAGGTTCCCAGGGCACATCCATCGTCAAAGTGTTCGACCATACGGCTGCGGCTACGGGGAACAACGAAAAAACGCTGCAATTAAAGGGGATTCCCTACGTCAAATCATATACCATATCGCCCTCTCACGCGACTTATTATCCCGGAGCTATACCGATGATTGTCAAGATAGTTTTTTCCCCCGAAGACGGCACTCTATTCGGAGCTCAGATAGTGGGCAGGGACGGAGTGGACAAACGTATTGACGTACTGGCCATGGCGATAAGAATGGGGCTTACCGTTTATAACCTGGAAGAGTTGGAACTGGCTTACGCCCCGCCGTATTCTTCTGCCAAGGACCCGGTAAACATGGCAGGTTTTACGGCAGCAAATATTTTAAAGGGCGATGTGCGGGTAATGCACTGGGAAGACCTGGACAGCCTGGCCGCGGGCGGTTATATCTTATTGGACGTGCGAACGGACGAAGAACGCCAAGAAGGGTATGTGGAAAGCTCGGTGCATATACCGGTGGACAGTCTGCGTGAAAGGTTAAATGAATTACCCCGGGACAAGAAAATAATTATTTACTGCAAGATCGGTTTAAGGGGCTATATCGCTTATCGCATACTGCTGCAAAACGGGTTTGACGCCGTAAATATAAGCGGCGGCTACGATATTTATCAGGCGCTGCGTTATCAGTACGGCGAGGCTGTGAATATGAATGAACAAATGACCAGGCAGGAGAAGCATCAGTGA
- a CDS encoding ferredoxin family protein, producing MRFDGHRHNSTDYIAINTRLCKACWKCVSICPGKVLGKVGFFFHKHVRIVNSENCTGCGACAKTCPEGAIMLLKQAPQFRPK from the coding sequence ATGCGTTTTGATGGCCACAGGCACAACTCTACCGACTATATAGCTATTAACACCAGATTATGTAAAGCTTGCTGGAAATGTGTGTCAATCTGTCCCGGAAAAGTGCTCGGAAAAGTGGGTTTCTTCTTTCATAAACATGTCCGCATTGTGAACTCGGAAAATTGTACCGGTTGCGGAGCCTGCGCAAAAACATGCCCGGAAGGAGCCATCATGCTTTTGAAACAAGCGCCCCAATTTCGCCCGAAGTAA
- a CDS encoding HAMP domain-containing sensor histidine kinase, whose translation MRGYRMVEVIMIKGCKTVRQVMDVAKKDEMRKFFQEFKHYHGKHKHYGRHEDCEHFFENFRQHRMYHRDFHQMHRSVHYFRPFALLFNFLILFLLFKLTGIKAIVIFIAALLIAKEIVQVLFFLRLEKRVFQPIEALKSGVDEIAKGNYNVNIKCEMRNEIGMLVVAFNEMARKLEEGERIKTEYEDNRKALIANISHDLKTPITSIQGYIEAILDEDGIPQENKKRYLQIIHHNIVYMNELIDDLFLFAKLDMQKLHFQFEKVPIRAFMSDLTEEIGLELEERRVQFLYTDKMEQDLTVRLDGKRMHQALMNIVGNALKYGPEEGLVIKAELSKQGDFACFKLSDNGPGIPADKLPKIFDRFYRIDKERTKELMSTGLGLAIARELVEAHGGSIAASSEEGKGTCFTITLPFTE comes from the coding sequence TTGCGCGGTTACCGCATGGTTGAGGTTATAATGATTAAAGGTTGCAAAACAGTGCGGCAGGTGATGGATGTGGCTAAAAAAGATGAAATGAGAAAGTTCTTTCAGGAATTTAAGCATTACCACGGAAAGCATAAACATTACGGAAGGCATGAAGATTGCGAGCACTTTTTTGAAAATTTCAGGCAGCACCGAATGTATCATCGGGACTTCCACCAGATGCACAGATCAGTGCACTACTTTCGCCCCTTTGCATTGCTATTCAACTTTTTAATCCTATTTTTGCTGTTTAAGCTGACAGGCATAAAGGCCATCGTCATCTTTATCGCAGCGCTGCTTATTGCCAAAGAAATAGTACAGGTATTATTCTTCCTGCGCCTGGAAAAAAGAGTCTTCCAGCCCATCGAAGCGCTGAAAAGCGGCGTCGATGAAATCGCCAAAGGCAATTATAACGTAAATATAAAGTGCGAGATGCGTAACGAAATCGGTATGCTGGTTGTTGCTTTTAATGAAATGGCCCGGAAATTGGAGGAAGGCGAAAGAATAAAGACTGAATATGAGGACAACAGAAAAGCCCTCATCGCCAACATCTCCCACGACCTGAAGACACCCATCACCTCCATCCAGGGGTATATCGAAGCCATCCTGGACGAAGACGGCATTCCGCAAGAAAACAAAAAAAGATATTTACAAATCATCCACCATAATATCGTTTATATGAACGAACTGATAGATGATCTTTTCCTGTTTGCCAAGCTGGATATGCAAAAGCTGCATTTTCAGTTTGAGAAGGTACCAATACGGGCTTTCATGAGTGATCTGACGGAAGAAATCGGTCTTGAGCTCGAAGAAAGACGGGTGCAGTTTCTCTACACCGATAAAATGGAACAGGATTTAACGGTTCGCTTGGATGGAAAAAGAATGCATCAGGCACTGATGAACATCGTGGGCAATGCTCTGAAATACGGACCGGAGGAGGGATTGGTCATAAAAGCCGAGCTATCGAAGCAGGGTGATTTTGCCTGCTTTAAACTCAGCGATAACGGACCGGGAATCCCCGCGGACAAACTCCCTAAGATCTTCGACAGATTCTACCGCATCGATAAAGAGCGCACCAAGGAACTGATGAGCACCGGACTGGGGCTGGCCATCGCCAGGGAACTGGTGGAAGCCCACGGGGGAAGCATTGCGGCTTCCAGCGAGGAAGGCAAAGGCACGTGTTTTACAATAACACTGCCGTTTACCGAATGA
- a CDS encoding response regulator transcription factor, whose amino-acid sequence MKRILIIEDDLHIAELERDYLQLNGFKADIVQDGVQGLQKALAGNYDVIIVDLMLPGKDGYEIIKEIRKRLDVSVMVVSAKDEDVNKIRGLEYGADDYLTKPFSPGELVARIKSHIRRYERLKGSLIPSEAIIHRGLEINTASHKVYVNGHEVQMTAREYELLVFLASNPGVVFSKEHILTSIWGDDYYGDTATVAVHIQKIRRKIERDSSNPEFIETLWGTGYRFNK is encoded by the coding sequence ATGAAACGCATCTTGATCATCGAAGACGATCTTCATATTGCCGAACTGGAGAGGGACTACCTTCAATTGAACGGGTTTAAGGCCGACATCGTCCAGGATGGAGTCCAGGGACTTCAGAAAGCCCTTGCGGGCAATTATGACGTTATTATTGTGGATTTGATGCTGCCCGGTAAGGACGGTTATGAAATCATCAAAGAAATCAGGAAAAGGTTGGATGTCTCGGTAATGGTGGTTTCGGCCAAGGACGAGGATGTTAATAAAATCAGGGGGCTGGAATATGGAGCCGACGACTACTTAACCAAGCCGTTCAGCCCCGGAGAACTGGTGGCCAGAATCAAGTCCCATATCAGAAGATATGAGCGGCTCAAGGGCAGCCTGATCCCCTCCGAAGCGATCATCCATAGAGGTTTGGAAATTAACACGGCATCCCACAAGGTGTACGTCAACGGCCATGAGGTGCAGATGACCGCTAGAGAGTACGAGCTGTTGGTGTTTCTTGCCTCCAACCCCGGGGTTGTTTTTTCAAAAGAACATATTCTCACCAGCATATGGGGAGACGATTACTACGGAGATACGGCAACCGTGGCCGTGCATATACAAAAAATAAGGAGAAAGATAGAAAGAGACTCGTCCAACCCTGAATTTATCGAGACGCTATGGGGAACGGGGTACCGGTTTAATAAGTAG
- a CDS encoding nucleoside recognition domain-containing protein: MAFAYEAATGIGNNVRIMVSIVIPIMVMLELAKDMQILDRMANWMASPLKIFGFSPKAAFPLLVGIIFGIAYGAGVLIEEARSGRLNWKDLFLINVFLSICHAVVEDTALFMAVGADGLIILLGRFMAAVLLTFLISRTAWLERENLKRSVKEVSC; the protein is encoded by the coding sequence ATGGCTTTTGCCTACGAGGCTGCAACTGGTATTGGGAATAATGTACGTATTATGGTTTCAATAGTTATTCCGATTATGGTTATGTTGGAGTTAGCCAAAGATATGCAAATATTGGATCGGATGGCTAATTGGATGGCCTCGCCGTTAAAAATTTTTGGTTTTTCTCCTAAAGCGGCATTCCCACTTCTGGTGGGTATTATTTTTGGTATTGCTTACGGGGCGGGTGTGCTTATTGAAGAAGCCCGCAGCGGTCGTTTGAACTGGAAGGATCTTTTCCTGATTAATGTATTTCTTTCCATTTGTCATGCTGTAGTGGAGGATACCGCGTTATTTATGGCCGTAGGCGCCGATGGTCTGATAATCTTGCTGGGACGATTTATGGCAGCTGTTTTGCTTACCTTCTTGATTAGCCGAACGGCCTGGCTGGAACGAGAAAATCTAAAAAGGTCGGTAAAGGAAGTGAGTTGCTAA